The following proteins come from a genomic window of Gadus morhua chromosome 11, gadMor3.0, whole genome shotgun sequence:
- the slc6a3 gene encoding sodium-dependent dopamine transporter has product MSSGVAPEKSASNTMGPKEVELILVKEQNGVQFTASTLVVAAGAGPVAAPPQTDPSGGPVERETWGKKIDFLLSVIGFAVDLANVWRFPYLCYKNGGGAFLVPYMFFMVIAGMPLFYMELALGQYNREGAAGVWKICPIFKGVGYTVILISLYVGFYYNVIISWALFYLFSSFTSELPWVHCNNTWNSPNCSDWAHNSSINDSHKATPAQEYFERGVLHIQDSGGIDDLGKPRWQLTSCLAVVIVLLYFSLWKGVKTSGKVVWITATMPYLVLTVLLIRGVTLPGAMDGIRAYLSVDFLRLCDAQVWIEAATQICFSLGVGFGVLIAFSSYNKFSNNCYRDAIITSSINSLTSFFSGFVVFSFLGYMSHKHNVPLDKVARDGAGLVFVIYPEAIATLPGSSVWAVIFFIMLLTLGIDSAMGGMESVITGLIDEFKCLHKHRELFTLFIVVSTFLISLFCVTNGGMYVFTLLDHFAAGTSILFGVLIEAIGIAWFYGVDRFSDDIEEMIGHRPGLYWRLCWKFVSPCFLLFMVVVSFATFNPPSYGSYTFPTWANMVGWCLAISSMSMVPLYAIYKLCSLPGKFCDRIAYAITPETEHHLVDNGEVRQFTLQHWLAV; this is encoded by the exons ATGTCTTCAGGAGTGGCCCCAGAGAAATCTGCCTCCAACACCATGGGCCCCAAAGAG GTGGAGCTGATCCTGGTGAAGGAGCAGAACGGCGTCCAGTTCACCGCCAGCACCCTGGTGGTGGCGGCCGGGGCGGGGCCGGTGGCGGCCCCGCCCCAGACGGACCCCAGCGGGGGGCCCGTGGAGAGGGAGACCTGGGGCAAGAAGATCGACTTCCTGCTGTCCGTCATCGGCTTCGCCGTGGATCTGGCCAACGTCTGGAGGTTCCCCTACCTGTGCTACAAGAACGGAGGGG GTGCATTCCTGGTGCCCTACATGTTCTTCATGGTGATAGCGGGGATGCCTCTCTTCTACATGGAGCTGGCCCTGGGGCAGTACAACAGAGAGGGGGCCGCTGGGGTCTGGAAGATCTGCCCCATATTCAAAG GCGTGGGCTACACGGTGATCCTGATCTCGCTGTACGTGGGCTTCTACTACAACGTGATCATCTCCTGGGCCCTGTTCTACCTCTTCTCGTCCTTCACCAGCGAGCTGCCCTGGGTCCACTGCAACAACACCTGGAACAGCCCCAACTGCTCCGACTGGGCACACAACAGCTCCATCAACGACTCGCATAAGGCCACGCCCGCGCAGGAGTACTTTGA ACGTGGAGTTCTCCACATCCAGGACAGCGGAGGAATCGACGACCTGGGAAAGCCTCGCTGGCAGCTGACCTCCTGCCTGGCGGTGGTGATCGTGCTGCTCTACTTCAGCCTCTGGAAGGGGGTCAAGACCTCTGGCAAG gtggtgTGGATCACGGCCACCATGCCCTACTTGGTGCTCACCGTCCTTCTGATTCGTGGGGTCACGCTGCCCGGGGCCATGGACGGCATTAGGGCCTACCTCTCCGTGGACTTCCTGCGACTCTGCGATGCCCAG GTCTGGATCGAGGCGGCGACGCAGATCTGCTTCTCTCTGGGCGTCGGGTTCGGCGTGCTTATCGCCTTCTCCAGCTACAACAAGTTCAGCAACAACTGCTACAG AGATGCCATCATCACCAGCTCAATCAACTCCCTGACCAGCTTCTTCTCCGGCTTCGTGGTGTTCTCCTTCCTGGGCTACATGTCCCACAAGCACAACGTGCCTCTGGACAAGGTTGCTCGAGATG GCGCTGGGCTGGTGTTTGTGATTTACCCAGAGGCCATTGCAACGTTGCCTGGGTCCTCCGTTTGGGCGGTAATCTTCTTCATCATGCTACTGACCTTGGGCATAGATAGTGCT ATGGGAGGTATGGAGTCTGTGATCACCGGGCTGATCGATGAGTTTAAGTGCCTCCACAAGCACCGGGAGCTCTTCACGCTTTTCATCGTCGTCTCCACCTTCCTCATATCCCTGTTCTGCGTCACCAAT GGAGGCATGTATGTGTTCACACTCTTGGACCACTTTGCGGCGGGAACATCCATCCTGTTTGGAGTGCTCATTGAGGCAATTGGCATCGCATGGTTCTACG GCGTGGACCGCTTCAGCGATGACATCGAGGAGATGATTGGCCACAGACCAGGCTTGTACTGGCGGCTGTGCTGGAAATTTGTCAGCCCCTGCTTTCTACTG TTCATGGTCGTGGTGAGCTTCGCCACATTCAACCCTCCAAGCTATGGTTCGTACACGTTTCCCACATGGGCTAACATGGTGGGCTGGTGCCTTGCCATCTCTTCCATGAGCATGGTTCCCCTCTACGCCATCTACAAGCTATGCTCACTTCCTGGGAAGTTCTGCGAT AGAATAGCTTACGCCATAACCCCTGAGACAGAACACCACCTGGTGGACAACGGCGAAGTGCGACAGTTCACG CTGCAACATTGGTTGGCCGTCTGA